A part of Chitinimonas koreensis genomic DNA contains:
- a CDS encoding NUDIX domain-containing protein produces MSLKDRIRMRRETLLSDNWYVLRKYEYDYLRGNGEWQAQVREAYDRGNGAVILLYNLAHRSVVLVRQFRLPVWLNGHDDLLIEAPAGLLDDADPAERIRAEVAEETGLRVDTVRKVFECYMSPGSVTEKLHFFVAEYDPADRAGDGGGLAEEGEDIEVLELSFDEALAMLARGEIVDAKTIMLLQYAQLHLLR; encoded by the coding sequence ATGAGCCTGAAAGACCGCATCCGGATGCGGCGCGAGACGCTGTTGTCGGACAACTGGTACGTGCTGCGCAAGTACGAATACGACTACCTGCGCGGCAACGGCGAATGGCAGGCGCAGGTACGCGAGGCCTACGATCGCGGCAACGGCGCGGTGATCCTGCTGTACAACCTGGCGCACCGCAGCGTGGTGCTGGTGCGGCAGTTCCGCCTGCCGGTCTGGCTCAACGGCCACGACGACCTGCTGATCGAGGCGCCGGCCGGCCTGCTCGACGACGCCGATCCGGCCGAGCGCATCCGCGCCGAGGTGGCCGAGGAGACCGGCTTGCGCGTCGATACGGTGCGCAAGGTGTTCGAGTGCTATATGAGCCCCGGCTCGGTGACCGAGAAGCTGCACTTCTTCGTCGCCGAATACGATCCGGCCGATCGCGCCGGCGATGGCGGCGGGCTGGCGGAGGAAGGCGAGGACATCGAGGTGCTCGAACTGTCGTTCGACGAGGCGCTGGCCATGCTGGCGCGTGGCGAGATCGTCGACGCCAAGACCATCATGCTGCTGCAGTACGCGCAGTTGCACCTGCTGCGCTGA
- a CDS encoding sterol desaturase family protein: MELGFDPGLVLLGLAPLFLACIGWEIWYWHRRRVAQYTLVDTLSNAGLALMHQGADLLANLLFVKTVYSWAYQHGLHAFPNTWWSVLAAFVIQDFVYYWFHRASHRIRWMWASHVTHHSSERLNLSTAFRQSLTYPISGMWLFWLPLAWLGFAPDLVLLVVGLNLGYQFFVHTEAVGRLGWFEKIFNTPSHHRVHHARNAHYIDRNYAGVLIVWDKLFGSYVEEVEPPVYGIVRQVRSHNPLRLTFHEWIAMFRDVWRDRDPRHLWKPPEWGEKPAERTAGS, encoded by the coding sequence ATGGAACTCGGTTTCGATCCCGGCCTGGTGCTGCTCGGGCTGGCTCCGCTCTTTCTCGCCTGCATCGGCTGGGAGATCTGGTACTGGCACCGCCGCCGGGTCGCGCAGTACACGCTGGTCGACACGCTGTCCAACGCCGGCCTGGCGCTGATGCACCAGGGCGCCGACCTGCTGGCCAACCTGCTGTTCGTCAAGACGGTCTACAGCTGGGCCTACCAGCACGGCCTGCATGCCTTCCCCAACACCTGGTGGAGCGTGCTGGCGGCCTTCGTGATCCAGGATTTCGTCTACTACTGGTTCCACCGCGCCAGCCACCGCATCCGCTGGATGTGGGCCAGCCATGTGACGCATCACTCGAGCGAGCGGCTCAACCTGTCGACCGCCTTCCGCCAGAGCCTGACCTACCCGATCTCGGGCATGTGGCTGTTCTGGCTGCCGCTGGCCTGGCTCGGCTTCGCGCCCGACCTGGTGCTGCTGGTGGTCGGCCTCAACCTGGGCTACCAGTTCTTCGTGCATACCGAAGCGGTCGGCCGGCTCGGCTGGTTCGAGAAGATCTTCAACACGCCCTCGCACCACCGCGTGCACCACGCCAGGAACGCGCACTACATCGATCGCAATTACGCCGGCGTGCTGATCGTGTGGGACAAGCTGTTCGGCAGCTACGTCGAGGAAGTCGAGCCGCCGGTCTACGGCATCGTGCGCCAGGTGCGCAGCCACAATCCGCTCCGGCTGACCTTCCACGAGTGGATCGCCATGTTCCGCGACGTCTGGCGCGACCGCGATCCGCGCCATCTGTGGAAGCCGCCCGAGTGGGGCGAGAAGCCGGCCGAACGCACGGCCGGCTCTTGA
- a CDS encoding TIGR04222 domain-containing membrane protein: MKPDPQPSIPAAGLSPEQAALYRRIAEHPFDRAAPLENFSAKLARQNGWTPAYARRVTAEYRRFVLIALESGHVASPSDAVDQAWHLHLGYTRDYWERFCPEVLGRTLHHEPAAAGTADAARHAAQYRQTLASYRRLFGESPPADIWPTGRAAHRFQRVDLAQHLLLPRPTVRPAWRVAAAVAPLLLLAGCSALGGFDVLGYSGPAFLAFYLPLLLIYLLLRPWLGSLGSRVPIEKDLPLEPAEAAYLADGSTRLVETTVLGLLQKQQLTLDEQGRLNRNGLAGDFGLAPFERAVLAQVGFHTEPVELHDRLDTTPMRRQLLARGLLQRPGLRAVDLLGIALWLLGAVKAGIGISLGRPVIVLLLVLGALAVVGIIVFVHSRRVRPSPAGRAALKGYERRTRKLTRGSDEYALQRFAVIGSAALAGSAWAILQRYFGLLPPGRQDGGSDNGSSSSNSDSTCSSGGDGGGGGCGGCGGGGGD, translated from the coding sequence ATGAAACCCGATCCGCAACCGTCCATCCCTGCCGCCGGCCTGTCGCCCGAGCAAGCGGCGCTGTACCGCCGCATCGCCGAACATCCGTTCGACCGGGCCGCGCCGCTCGAGAACTTCTCCGCCAAGCTGGCGCGGCAGAACGGCTGGACGCCGGCCTATGCGCGGCGCGTCACCGCCGAGTACCGCCGCTTCGTGTTGATCGCGCTCGAAAGCGGCCATGTCGCCTCGCCGTCCGACGCGGTCGACCAGGCCTGGCATCTGCACCTGGGCTATACCCGCGACTACTGGGAGCGCTTCTGCCCCGAAGTGCTGGGCCGCACGCTGCACCATGAGCCAGCCGCCGCCGGCACGGCCGACGCCGCGCGCCATGCCGCGCAGTACCGGCAGACGCTGGCCAGCTACCGCCGCCTGTTCGGCGAGTCGCCGCCGGCCGACATCTGGCCGACCGGGCGCGCCGCCCACCGCTTCCAGCGCGTCGACCTGGCGCAGCACCTGCTGTTGCCCCGGCCCACCGTCCGGCCGGCCTGGCGCGTCGCCGCCGCCGTGGCCCCGCTCCTGCTGCTGGCCGGCTGCAGCGCGCTCGGCGGCTTCGACGTGCTCGGCTACAGCGGACCAGCCTTCCTCGCCTTCTACCTGCCGCTGCTGCTGATCTACCTGCTGCTGCGGCCCTGGCTCGGCTCGCTGGGCAGCCGCGTCCCCATCGAAAAGGATCTGCCGCTCGAACCGGCCGAGGCGGCCTACCTGGCCGACGGATCGACCCGGCTGGTCGAGACCACGGTCCTGGGCCTGCTGCAGAAACAGCAATTGACGCTCGACGAACAGGGCCGGCTCAACCGCAACGGCCTCGCCGGCGACTTCGGCCTGGCGCCGTTCGAGCGCGCGGTGCTGGCGCAGGTCGGCTTCCACACCGAGCCGGTCGAGCTGCACGACCGGCTCGACACCACGCCGATGCGGCGGCAGCTGCTCGCGCGCGGCCTGCTGCAACGGCCGGGGCTGCGCGCGGTCGATCTGCTCGGCATCGCGCTGTGGCTGCTCGGCGCGGTCAAGGCCGGCATCGGCATCTCGCTGGGCCGGCCGGTCATCGTGCTGCTGCTCGTGCTCGGCGCGCTGGCGGTGGTCGGCATCATCGTCTTCGTCCACTCGCGCCGCGTCCGCCCTTCGCCGGCCGGCCGCGCTGCCCTGAAAGGCTACGAGCGCCGCACCCGCAAGCTGACCCGCGGCAGCGACGAATACGCGCTGCAGCGCTTCGCCGTGATCGGCAGCGCCGCGCTGGCCGGCAGCGCCTGGGCCATCCTGCAGCGGTATTTCGGCCTGCTGCCGCCGGGCCGCCAGGACGGCGGCAGCGACAACGGCAGCAGCAGCTCGAACAGCGACAGCACCTGTTCGAGCGGCGGCGATGGCGGCGGAGGGGGTTGCGGCGGCTGCGGGGGCGGCGGCGGAGACTGA
- a CDS encoding lipase secretion chaperone — MRKAVLAAAVAAFGAAALAMTSLGSQPAEPAAAPSPAPAASQVGTEVDGGAQGRGERLLIDAELRRLFDYHLSSQGERSLDAIIALVERDLDARLSPAAAAEAKRLFRRYLDFKRALIALDADPALKGDAPATARARLDAMRKLRRQFFSADEDQALFGWEDRYDDDALARIQLQQDGTLDAREKQRRLAELDAALPPEMLAARQQPVQFIALDQSVQAARAAGADDAAVFRMRAANVGEAAAARLAALDRDEAAWRGRIEQYRQSLAAIRADAALDETARTAAIERLQAAGFSAEERLRLKAYE; from the coding sequence ATGCGCAAGGCGGTGCTGGCCGCCGCGGTCGCCGCCTTCGGCGCGGCCGCGCTGGCGATGACTTCGCTCGGCTCGCAACCGGCGGAACCGGCGGCGGCGCCGTCGCCGGCCCCCGCCGCCTCGCAGGTCGGCACCGAGGTCGACGGCGGCGCGCAGGGCCGCGGCGAGCGGCTGCTGATCGACGCCGAACTACGCCGGCTGTTCGACTACCACCTGTCGAGCCAGGGCGAGCGCAGTCTCGACGCCATCATCGCCCTGGTCGAACGCGATCTCGACGCGCGCCTGTCGCCGGCTGCGGCGGCCGAGGCCAAGCGGCTGTTCCGCCGCTACCTCGACTTCAAGCGCGCGCTGATCGCGCTCGATGCCGATCCGGCGCTGAAGGGCGACGCGCCGGCCACCGCCCGGGCCCGGCTCGACGCGATGCGCAAGCTCCGGCGGCAGTTCTTCAGCGCCGACGAGGACCAGGCGCTGTTCGGCTGGGAAGACCGCTACGACGACGATGCGCTGGCGCGCATTCAATTGCAGCAGGACGGCACGCTCGACGCCCGAGAGAAGCAGCGCCGGCTGGCCGAGCTCGATGCCGCGCTGCCGCCCGAGATGCTGGCCGCGCGCCAGCAGCCGGTGCAATTCATCGCGCTCGACCAGTCGGTGCAGGCGGCCCGCGCCGCCGGTGCCGACGACGCGGCGGTGTTCCGCATGCGGGCCGCCAACGTCGGCGAGGCCGCCGCGGCCCGGCTGGCCGCGCTCGACCGCGACGAGGCGGCCTGGCGCGGGCGGATCGAGCAGTACCGCCAGTCGCTGGCGGCGATCCGCGCCGACGCGGCGCTCGACGAGACGGCGCGCACGGCGGCGATCGAGCGCTTGCAGGCGGCCGGTTTCAGCGCCGAGGAGCGGCTGCGGCTGAAGGCCTACGAGTAG